In Caretta caretta isolate rCarCar2 chromosome 4, rCarCar1.hap1, whole genome shotgun sequence, one genomic interval encodes:
- the LOC125635432 gene encoding C-X-C motif chemokine 13-like, with protein sequence MKNLAVVLAIALMVTDLPTLTGLPMESLLLNRRCRCRKQTSEVISAWKISFIEVIPQGIQCRRKEIILTLKNKQRACVYPNAPWIQLLLHKLMQSNSISAVQVLD encoded by the exons ATGAAGAACCTGGCAGTAGTCCTGGCAATAGCCCTGATGGTAACTGACCTCCCTACACTGACTG GTCTACCAATGGAAAGCCTTCTACTCAACCGGAGATGCAGATGCCGCAAGCAAACCTCAGAGGTTATCAGTGCTTGGAAGATTAGTTTTATTGAGGTGATTCCTCAGGGGATTCAGTGTAGAAGAAAGGAGATTAT ACTTACCCTGAAGAATAAACAGAGAGCCTGCGTGTATCCCAATGCACCATGGATCCAGCTATTGCTTCATAAGCTGATGCAGAG TAACAGCATCAGTGCAGTGCAAGTCCTGGACTGA